From the Opitutaceae bacterium genome, one window contains:
- the purT gene encoding formate-dependent phosphoribosylglycinamide formyltransferase codes for MYTPGTLGTPLTAGATRVLMLGSGELGKEVVIELQRLGCEVIACDRYQDAPAMQVAHRSHVFPMLDAVSLRRVIAAEKPDLIVPEIEAIATDVLVELEQAGQRVVPTARAAKLTMNREGIRRLAAETLGLPTSPYRFVDTEAQALGAAQELGYPCVLKPLMSSSGHGQSVVRSPEAMAKAWRYAQEGARAGAGRCIVEGFIPFDYEITVLTVSAVDGIQCCAPVGHVQIDGDYRESWQPCAMSDAAWLKAQMIAKSVVANLGGWGLFGVECFVRGEEVIFSEVSPRPHDTGLVTIGSQQLSEFALHARAILGLPIPTIRLFTPAFSVALLGEGTGIPRFTGLDRALAVPETQVRLFGKPECRGHRRLAVVVSTGNSLDEARERARNAAAQVKIEI; via the coding sequence ATGTACACTCCCGGCACACTTGGCACTCCGCTCACCGCTGGCGCGACTCGCGTCCTCATGCTCGGATCGGGCGAATTGGGAAAGGAAGTGGTGATTGAGCTTCAACGGCTCGGCTGCGAGGTGATCGCTTGCGACCGTTATCAGGATGCTCCGGCGATGCAGGTTGCGCATCGAAGCCACGTCTTTCCCATGCTCGATGCGGTTTCACTCCGCCGGGTGATTGCCGCCGAGAAGCCGGATTTGATCGTCCCAGAAATTGAAGCAATTGCGACGGACGTGCTCGTCGAGCTCGAACAGGCAGGCCAGCGTGTGGTGCCAACCGCGCGCGCAGCGAAGCTCACGATGAATCGGGAAGGCATTCGACGCTTGGCTGCAGAAACGCTGGGACTGCCGACAAGCCCGTATCGATTTGTGGATACCGAGGCACAGGCGCTCGGGGCCGCCCAGGAGCTTGGCTACCCGTGTGTCCTCAAGCCGCTCATGTCTTCAAGCGGTCATGGCCAGAGCGTGGTGCGCAGCCCCGAGGCGATGGCAAAGGCGTGGCGCTACGCGCAGGAGGGTGCGAGGGCAGGCGCCGGGCGCTGCATCGTGGAAGGCTTCATCCCATTCGATTACGAGATCACAGTGCTGACCGTCTCGGCCGTTGACGGGATCCAATGCTGTGCCCCGGTCGGTCACGTGCAGATCGACGGGGACTACCGCGAAAGCTGGCAACCGTGTGCCATGTCCGATGCCGCCTGGCTCAAGGCGCAGATGATCGCGAAAAGCGTCGTGGCAAACCTCGGTGGCTGGGGCCTGTTTGGCGTGGAGTGCTTTGTCCGCGGTGAGGAGGTCATCTTCAGCGAAGTGAGTCCACGGCCGCACGACACCGGGCTCGTCACAATTGGAAGCCAGCAGCTCTCCGAGTTTGCTCTTCATGCGCGGGCGATCCTCGGGCTGCCCATTCCCACGATTCGTCTCTTCACGCCTGCCTTCAGCGTCGCGTTGCTCGGCGAGGGTACTGGCATCCCTCGCTTCACCGGCCTGGACCGCGCACTGGCCGTTCCGGAGACGCAGGTCCGGCTGTTCGGAAAGCCTGAGTGCAGGGGCCATCGCCGCCTCGCGGTCGTGGTTAGCACCGGTAATTCCCTCGACGAAGCGAGGGAAAGAGCACGCAACGCGGCTGCGCAGGTGAAGATCGAGATTTAA
- a CDS encoding Gfo/Idh/MocA family oxidoreductase: MNYAPKGRPQPVVKPGEFVFAAAHLDHGHIYGQCNGLTEAGGTLRWVFDPDQTKVKAFLEKFPGTRVARSLDEILEDSNVHVVAAAAVPSERGPIGIRVMEAGKDYFTDKTPFTELAHLDAARAAVQRTGRKYYVYFSERLHNESAMFATDLVAQGALGKVVQVIGLGPHRLNAPSRPKWFFERQKYGGILCDIGSHQFEQFLTYAGASDATINFAAVANRASPEYPELEDFGEASLTTDNGVSGFFRVDWLTPKGLGTWGDGRTVILGTKGYIELRKYIDVGRENTGDHVYLVDERGESHLQVGGQVGYRFFGEFILDCLNRTEKSMTQAHVFKAAELCLKAQAAARRLG; this comes from the coding sequence ATGAATTATGCCCCCAAAGGTAGGCCTCAACCGGTGGTCAAGCCGGGCGAGTTCGTCTTCGCTGCAGCGCATCTCGACCACGGCCACATCTACGGACAATGCAACGGACTGACCGAGGCTGGCGGCACACTGCGCTGGGTGTTTGATCCCGATCAGACGAAGGTAAAAGCTTTTCTTGAAAAGTTCCCCGGGACACGGGTTGCCCGTTCCCTCGATGAGATTCTCGAAGACAGCAATGTTCATGTCGTTGCCGCTGCGGCCGTGCCTTCGGAGAGGGGGCCGATCGGGATTCGCGTCATGGAAGCGGGCAAGGATTACTTCACTGACAAGACCCCTTTTACTGAACTTGCGCACCTCGACGCCGCGCGGGCGGCGGTACAGCGCACAGGCAGGAAATACTACGTGTACTTCAGTGAGCGTCTGCACAATGAGTCCGCCATGTTTGCGACTGACCTGGTGGCGCAAGGCGCGCTCGGCAAGGTGGTGCAGGTGATTGGGCTGGGGCCGCATCGCCTGAATGCGCCCAGCCGTCCGAAGTGGTTCTTCGAAAGACAAAAGTACGGCGGTATCCTGTGCGACATCGGGAGCCACCAGTTTGAGCAGTTTCTCACTTACGCGGGCGCTTCCGATGCGACCATCAATTTTGCAGCGGTGGCCAACCGCGCGAGTCCGGAGTATCCCGAGCTTGAGGACTTTGGCGAGGCCTCCCTCACCACCGATAACGGCGTCTCCGGGTTCTTTCGTGTCGATTGGCTCACGCCCAAGGGGCTCGGCACGTGGGGCGATGGACGCACGGTAATCCTTGGCACCAAAGGTTACATCGAGCTTCGTAAGTACATCGATGTGGGGCGCGAAAATACCGGCGATCACGTCTACCTCGTGGATGAGAGAGGCGAGTCGCACCTCCAGGTCGGAGGCCAGGTCGGGTATCGCTTCTTCGGTGAGTTCATCCTCGATTGCCTGAATCGAACCGAGAAGTCCATGACCCAGGCACACGTCTTCAAGGCGGCCGAGCTCTGCCTGAAGGCACAGGCTGCCGCCAGGCGCCTCGGCTGA